The proteins below come from a single Aspergillus oryzae RIB40 DNA, chromosome 5 genomic window:
- a CDS encoding putative DNA helicase (DNA helicase) — protein sequence MAPTPIPVPLFAQTQQQLLLQEHEAEVSSSTLASTAASVSPSTRRTLQATGYALTGIVLSQCRTGLGGRVVGEFGADAAVSTKNTDGHGKDGEPQLGAHGIRVGDVVRVNEIGSSTKKMGKDKASKDGKPAGTGPPKGPEGVVTRVGERSVWVAFGQQGGGGRSKEDDEAIEELWGKKLWLIKLANDVTYRRMRQTMEKMGKIIESDYTHFMRVAFGHTTPLPPDYGAVGDVEFNDPSLNDSQKEAIRFALASRDIALIHGPPGTGKTHTLIELILQMVQRKLRVLVCGPSNISVDNIVERLAPKKVPVVRIGHPARLLPSVLEHSLEVLTHTSDAASIVRDVRKEIDQKVASIRKTRFGREKRAIYQDLKELRREFRERESKCVDNLVRESSVVLATLHGAGGHQLKNQKFDVVIIDEASQALEAQCWISLLSASKVVLAGDHLQLPPTVKSTDQKSKDVKAGKVDTVNDGDNGVLGKMSLETTMFDRLLSLHGESIKRMLTTQYRMHETIMRFPSDELYESKLMAGDAVKARLLKDLPYDVEETDDTKEPLVFWDTQGGDFPEKTEDKEVGQKEALLGESKSNEMEAMVVAKHVDNLVQSGLKPEDIAVITPYNGQLAILSQMLREKYPGIELGSVDGFQGREKEAVVVSLVRSNSENEVGFLGEKRRLNVAMTRPKRHLCVCGDSETISKGSGFLKRWMAFLEENADLRYPDAGGLL from the exons AtggcaccaacaccaatccCCGTACCCCTCTTCGCCCAAACCCAACAAcagctcctcctccaagaacaCGAAGCCGAAGTCTCCTCCTCCACGCTCGCGAGTACCGCCGCATCCGTCTCACCCTCTACTAGACGAACCCTCCAAGCAACAGGCTATGCGCTAACGGGGATCGTCCTCTCGCAATGCCGGACCGGTCTTGGCGGCCGTGTCGTGGGCGAATTCGGCGCCGATGCGGCTGTTTCTACGAAGAACACAGATGGCCATGGGAAGGATGGAGAACCACAGTTAGGTGCGCATGGAATTCGCGTGGGTGACGTGGTTCGGGTGAATGAGATCGGGAGCTCTACGAAGAAAATGGGCAAGGACAAAGCGAGCAAAGATGGGAAGCCAGCTGGTACAGGACCGCCCAAGGGCCCGGAAGGTGTTGTTACTCGGGTTGGGGAGCGGAGCGTTTGGGTTGCGTTTGGTCAACAGGGCGGCGGAGGACGGTCcaaggaagacgatgaggcGATCGAGGAGCTATGGGGGAAGAAACTCTGGTTGATAAAGCTTGCGAATGATGTGACGTATCGACGGATGAGGCagacgatggagaagatggggaagatcaTCGAGTCCGATTATACACATTTCATGCGGGTTGCGTTTGGACATACGACGCCGCTGCCACCTGATTATGGGGCAGTGGGCGATGTTGAATTTAACGATCCGAGTTTGAATGACTCGCAGAAGGAGGCTATTCGGTTTGCTTTAGCTTCGCGGGATATTGCGCTTATTCATGGTCCGCCGGGGACTGGAAAAACACATACCTTGATTGAGCTTATCTTGCAGATGGTGCAGCGGAAATTACGGGTGCTTGTTTGCGGGCCGTCGAATATCTCCGTGGATAATATTGTCGAGAGACTTGCTCCGAAGAAAGTGCCCGTTGTGCGTATTGGTCATCCGGCGCGTTTGTTGCCGTCTGTTCTTGAGCATTCGTTGGAAGTCCTCACCCATACGTCGGATGCTGCTTCTATTGTGAGGGATGTTCGGAAGGAGATCGATCAGAAGGTAGCTAGCATTCGGAAGACTAGGTTTGGAAGAGAGAAGCGGGCGATTTACCAGGATTTGAAAGAGTTACGTCGAGAATTCAGGGAGCGGGAGTCCAAATGCGTGGATAATCTGGTTAGAGAGAGCAGTGTGGTTCTTGCAACTCTACATGGGGCAGGTGGCCATCAattgaagaaccagaagtTCGATGTTGTGATTATCGACGAGGCTAGTCAAGCTTTGGAGGCGCAATGCTGGATTTCGCTGCTTTCTGCATCTAAGGTGGTTCTTGCTGGTGATCATTTACAGTTGCCTCCAACTGTTAAGTCCACTGATCAGAAGTCTAAAGATGTAAAGGCAGGGAAGGTGGACACTGTCAACGATGGTGACAACGGAGTTCTTGGGAAAATGTCTCTCGAAACGACTATGTTCGATCGACTACTTTCGCTCCATGGCGAGAGCATCAAAAGAATGCTAACTACACAATACCGAATGCACGAAACAATCATGCGGTTTCCGTCAGACGAGCTGTACGAGTCTAAACTGATGGCGGGCGATGCGGTAAAAGCACGTCTTCTGAAGGACCTACCATACGATGTAGAGGAGACCGACGATACAAAAGAACCGCTGGTGTTCTGGGACACACAAGGAGGCGATTTCCCCGAGAAGACTGAAGACAAAGAGGTAGGGCAAAAAGAGGCCCTACTTGGTGAGAGCAAAAGCAATGAAATGGAGGCAATGGTTGTTGCGAAGCACGTAGACAACCTGGTGCAGTCGGGATTGAAACCCGAGGATATCGCCGTCATCACCCCTTATAACGGCCAGCTAGCTATCCTGTCGCAGATGTTGCGGGAGAAGTATCCGGGTATCGAGCTGGGCAGTGTGGATGGATTCCAGGGTCGCGAGAAAGAGGCTGTTGTCGTCAGCCTGGTGCGAAGTAACAGTGAGAACGAAGTCGGTTTCTTGGGAGAGAAGCGGCGATTGAACG TTGCTATGACGCGCCCCAAACGGCATCTTTGCGTCTGTGGTGATTCGGAGACCATCAGCAA AGGAAGCGGATTCCTCAAGCGgtggatggcattcttggaAGAGAACGCCGACTTGCGCTACCCAGATGCTGGGGGGTTGCTCTGA
- a CDS encoding PIG-F family protein (predicted protein), giving the protein MSSTPPSPSLAQGPAAPKSAPPIHILPNNISKTYALIHPVLLLALLALRFNALVADPVAELLSKLPFLALLQVAFVMTCLPPAGSAKDDDKSTSANSSSSSSNAGSTSGVILKPGKIGLRRKNTPKSESACLSAKLIVRLLIKYPPPSSSIPTHPYMSINKTPVTQKAHPTNSQNQKKKNTNKKKKQPAILSLTLTTLLATPVLTILLILFGAPLTTHHPETLLCGAHMAVLTSTALIYVHGVDGSVWKEVWGARRPADAVWGAALGTCVGAWFGAVPIPLDWDRPWQAFPITILVGAYIGYSVGFGLGRTVLFGKRLKIEEEGDVVEAKKVD; this is encoded by the exons ATGTCCTCAacacccccctccccctccctAGCCCAGGGCCCAGCAGCTCCCAAATCCGCTCCCCCGATCCACATCCTCCCAAACAACATCTCAAAAACCTACGCCCTCATCCACCCAgtcctcctcctcgcgcTACTCGCCCTCCGCTTCAATGCCCTCGTCGCAGACCCTGTCGCCGAGCTGCTCAGCAAACTCCCTTTCCTGGCCTTGCTGCAGGTAGCCTTCGTCATGACCTGTCTTCCACCCGCGGGGTCCGCAAAAGACGACGACAAATCCACCAGCGCCAATTCATCCTCGAGTTCGTCAAATGCAGGTTCAACGTCAGGTGTCATCCTCAAACCAGGCAAAATCGGTCTCCGACGCAAGAACACCCCAAAGTCGGAGTCGGCGTGTCTTTCTGCTAAACTCATCGTACGTCTCCTGATAAAATaccctcccccctcctcctcaatacCTACCCACCCGTACATGTCCATAAACAAAACACCTGTTACACAAAAAGCCCACCCCACAAACTcccagaaccaaaaaaaaaaaaacactaacaaaaagaaaaaacagcCAGCAATCCTCTCcctaaccctaacaaccCTCCTCGCAACCCCCGTCCTCACAATCCTGCTTATCCTCTTCGGCGCCCCGCTAACAACCCACCACCCCGAGACGCTCCTCTGCGGTGCTCACATGGCCGTATTGACATCCACAGCGCTCATCTACGTGCACGGCGTGGACGGTTCCGTCTGGAAGGAGGTCTGGGGCGCGAGGAGACCCGCTGATGCGGTTTGGGGCGCTGCGCTGGGAACGTGTGTTGGGGCTTGGTTTGGGGCTGTGCCTATTCCTTTGGATTg GGATCGGCCGTGGCAGGCGTTTCCGATTACGATTCTTGTCGGGGCTTATATTGGGTATAgtgttgggtttgggttgggGAGGACGGTTTTGTTtgggaagaggttgaagattgaagaggagggtGATGTTGTAGAGGCGAAAAAGGTGGATTGA
- a CDS encoding uncharacterized protein (predicted protein) yields MSRPSLSIGSDSLRSCLAPRDQSSDSGSDICYDTALPPITSKQLILNSRSCRGSDPSIVVGSFRGNQKAAAALGFAPDMSSMTRGPNAHRRTGSTLKTVMRKIFTRKARGQADGCEEVSPDFRLNNSQESRPEKDTTNYAALSNSLKSKYSNPARDELKDPKAFEDTLLKLEMRPPRTRRATLPSLIFSEDDESRDALDALIHSDPADSRSKSPRLGDHDERRRELLRSKRRSRSATALRGLAKNHRMSPIQWRRRSIESYVTSTACGATSETDLVSIRPPTRGTAVSAPQTAVEPSVDGVDPLDDPVDEERIPPNVGTLVSAMQHDESISLEQRLTTLEVKLIDLEFAIARMQTERSEPSPTASAGRKQSQNSTEHKRKKSTAQSPPSGSEATSSVGSAGDRPLSTATIRPSAQHLHRSKTLQSPSLSSLSDHHAGISVEQYSALVMLLRREQNARRSLEHEVSGLRSDIQQLQQLARNSMGLKTMYPIRSADSQEFIRPDSNTMGYSQTTSVHTEQKLGSPYESDSDYDRSDTPKEDTFRPRWPPNRRVEIGNMI; encoded by the coding sequence ATGTCCCGCCCAAGTCTCAGTATTGGAAGTGACTCCCTGCGAAGTTGTCTAGCGCCCCGTGATCAATCGTCCGACTCCGGATCCGACATCTGTTACGACACAGCCCTGCCACCCATCACTTCCAAGCAGTTGATTCTCAACTCTCGATCGTGCCGCGGCTCCGATCCGTCCATCGTGGTAGGAAGTTTTCGTGGAAACCAAAAAGCCGCAGCAGCCCTCGGTTTCGCCCCGGACATGTCGAGCATGACGCGGGGGCCCAATGCCCATCGCCGGACCGGAAGCACCTTGAAAACCGTCATGAGAAAAATATTCACCCGCAAAGCACGGGGTCAGGCGGACGGTTGTGAGGAGGTTTCTCCGGACTTTCGGCTCAACAATTCCCAGGAATCGCGGCCAGAGAAGGACACAACGAATTACGCCGCGCTCTCGAATTCATTGAAATCAAAATACAGCAACCCGGCCCGGGACGAGCTCAAAGATCCGAAAGCTTTTGAAGATACATTATTAAAGCTCGAAATGAGGCCACCCCGAACCCGCCGAGCCACGTTGCCCAGCTTAATCTTCTCGGAAGATGACGAGTCCCGTGATGCCCTGGATGCGTTGATTCATTCAGACCCCGCGGACAGTCGAAGTAAAAGCCCCCGCCTCGGCGACCATGATGAGCGACGGCGCGAGCTCCTGCGCAGCAAGCGACGCTCACGGAGCGCAACCGCTCTGCGGGGGTTGGCCAAGAACCACCGGATGTCTCCGATtcaatggagaagacgcaGTATCGAATCTTACGTCACGTCAACCGCCTGTGGCGCAACTTCCGAGACGGATTTGGTGTCTATTCGACCCCCGACACGGGGCACTGCAGTCAGTGCCCCTCAGACGGCTGTTGAGCCGTCCGTAGATGGAGTGGACCCCTTAGATGACCCTGTGGACGAAGAGCGCATACCGCCAAATGTCGGCACATTGGTCAGCGCTATGCAACACGACGAGAGTATATCATTGGAGCAGCGATTGACCACCTTGGAGGTGAAGTTGATTGACCTCGAATTTGCTATTGCCCGCATGCAGACCGAACGCAGTGAACCTTCTCCCACGGCGTCGGCAGGAAGGAAACAATCACAGAATTCGACCGAGCACAAGCGCAAAAAGTCTACGGCTCAGTCTCCACCATCCGGCAGTGAGGCTACGTCCAGCGTCGGATCGGCAGGAGATCGACCCTTGAGCACCGCTACTATCCGCCCCAGCGCACAGCACCTGCATCGTTCAAAAACCTTACAAAGCCCCTCCTTAAGCTCACTCAGTGACCATCACGCCGGAATTTCCGTAGAGCAGTACAGCGCTTTGGTCATGCTATTACGACGAGAACAAAACGCCCGCCGCAGCCTCGAACACGAGGTCTCTGGCCTACGCTCGGATATCCAGCAGCTGCAACAGCTAGCCAGGAATTCCATGGGTCTCAAAACAATGTACCCAATTCGGAGCGCTGACTCGCAGGAGTTCATCCGCCCGGACTCCAATACGATGGGGTATTCACAGACTACTTCTGTCCATACGGAACAGAAACTCGGTTCACCGTACGAGAGTGATTCGGACTACGATCGATCCGACACGCCGAAGGAGGACACATTTCGGCCGAGATGGCCGCCAAACCGACGAGTGGAAATCGGTAATATGATCTGA